The DNA sequence CTAAAACTACCTCAAATGCATGAGAGTGGAATTGCCTCTGTCATTGAAGGGAAATTAAATAATAAAGCATCTTAATGTTGTATCATTAGACTGGGGGAGATGAATGAATCGTCATTCATGAAGCTCAGTCTTTTTGTTTTGAAAGTCACTATATTCATACAGAAATATTCTCTATATTTACTATAGCAAACTAGAGGTTTGACATTTATGCTATTCAAGGCATACTATAGTCCAGGGGTCACCTAGCGATTTCTGCAAGAAATCTAATCTACAATTACTAGGGCTTGGGTTAACTAGCGATTTCTGCAAGAGATATATTCTCCACTGATAGGGCTGTAAAAGTTTTTATCGTTTAAAAACTTATTTGGATTTATATATCTTTAGAACATCGTGCTTAAAGATAGGATTTTTTCCATAATAGTAGTATAGTAATAAATGAAAGTTATTTTATAAGCAAAAAGGTGATACTTATGAAAATAGGACGTAATGATAAATGTTGGTGTGGAAGTGGAAAGAAATTTAAACAATGCCACTTACCGATTGAAGAGAAAATTGCTAAACATTATCATCAAGGTGATGAAGTTCCAACACGTGAGCTTTTAAAAACAAAAGAGCAAATTGAAGGAATTCGTCATGCGGGTAAAATCAATACGATGGTACTCGATAAAATTGCAGAAGTTATTAAAGAAGGTATGAGTACGGAAGAATTAAATAAAATTGCTCACGAGTATACAATCGAATTAGGCGGAACGCCAGCCCCATTAAATTATCATGGATTCCCGAAAAGTATTTGTACTTCAATTAATGAAGTTGTTTGTCACGGAATTCCAAGTGACGATGAAGTCTTAAAATCAGGAGATATCGTAAATGTTGATGTTACAACGATTGTTAACGGATATTATGCGGATGCGTCACGTATGTTTATGATTGGTGAAGTTGATGAAGAAAAACAAAAATTAGTCCGTATTGCTAAAGAGTGTTTAGATCTTGGACTTGCTGAAGCAAAACCTTGGGGATACATTGGTGATATTGGAGCAGCTATTTCTGAGCATGCTGCTAAAAATGGGTATACAGTTGTGCAAAACATTGGAGGACATGGGGTTGGTGTTGAATTCCATGAAGAGCCATACGTTAGTCATGTTGGAGTCCGTGGAACAGATTGCTTAATTGTCCCTGGGATGACATTTACGATTGAACCGATGATTAATATGGGAGTCGCTGAAATTGAAGAACATGAATCAGATGGATGGACGATCTATACAGCTGACCGTAAGCCATCTGCTCAGTGGGAGTATACGATCTTAATTACAGAAGATGGAGCTGAAATTTTAGCTTATTAATAAAAATTGAAACACCTCAAAGCAGAAGAACCTGTGATGAGGTGTTTTTTTGATGCCCAAGGTACTGATAAGAAGTATTAATTTTTGTGGGTAAAAAAACACAAAAACATTAGAAATCGTTTACATGAAGTTGAATATATGATAATATCTGTTTGTAAAACTGATAAAATTTTACTAAAAAAGGGGAAGTCAGAATGAAAACATCGCAAGATATTCAAGCACTATTAACGAATCCTGAAATTTTTGAAATTAATCGTTTAAAAGCTCATAGTGACCATCGTTATTATCAAACGTTAGAAGAGGCGATGAATAAATCAGAGATGTCATGGCGTCAATGTTTAAATGGAGAATGGTTATTTAAGTATAGTGAAAATGTTGCGACGCGCCCAGAGGGGTTTGAGGCGTTAGAAGCAGATTGTTCAGATTTTGAAAAAATTTTAGTACCGGGGCATATTCAATTACAGGGATATGATAAACCACACTACGTCAATACACAGTACGCATGGGATGGACATGAAGAATTAAAGCCACCTTATATCCCAGTTAAATATAATCCAACAGCATCATATGTAACTTATTTTGAAGTACCAGCTGAGTGGAATGGACAAAAAGTTTGTATCTCATTCCAAGGAGTGGAGACAGCATTCAACGTTTGGTGTAACGGGGAATACGTTGGATATAGTGAAGATAGTTTCACACCAAGTGAATTTGATTTAACAGAGTATATTAACCGTGAAGGTCAAAATAAATTAGCCGTACAAGTTTATAAATGGTCAACTGGAAGTTGGTTAGAAGATCAAGATTTCTGGCGTTTATCAGGAATCTTCCGTGACGTTTATTTGTTTACTACTCCAACAACTCATATTGAAGATTTATTTGTAAAAACTCATTTAAAAAATAATTATCAAGACGCAACTGTTGAAGTGGAGTTTAATGTAACGGGAGAAGAATCAACCATCGTTGCTAATTTAGTCGATGCACAAGGGCGTAGAGTATCTGCTGGAACGTGTGATGTCATCGATGGAACGGCCACTTTATCGTTAGAAGTTGAACATGCGAATTTATGGAGTGCCGAATATCCTTATTTATATGAGTTACAATTAGAACTAAAAGTGAATGGAGAAGTCGTAGAGGCTGTTTGCCAACGTGTCGGAATTCGTGAGTTTAAAATGATTGATAAAGTGATGTGCATCAATGGAAAACGCATTGTTTTCCGTGGGGTCAATCGTCATGAATTTAGTGCAACATATGGGCGTTCTGTTACAAAGGAAGAGATGGAGT is a window from the Turicibacter bilis genome containing:
- a CDS encoding methionyl aminopeptidase, translated to MKIGRNDKCWCGSGKKFKQCHLPIEEKIAKHYHQGDEVPTRELLKTKEQIEGIRHAGKINTMVLDKIAEVIKEGMSTEELNKIAHEYTIELGGTPAPLNYHGFPKSICTSINEVVCHGIPSDDEVLKSGDIVNVDVTTIVNGYYADASRMFMIGEVDEEKQKLVRIAKECLDLGLAEAKPWGYIGDIGAAISEHAAKNGYTVVQNIGGHGVGVEFHEEPYVSHVGVRGTDCLIVPGMTFTIEPMINMGVAEIEEHESDGWTIYTADRKPSAQWEYTILITEDGAEILAY